The genomic region TGGGCTCTTATCATTACTTAGCCCAAAATAGAACACTACCATCCCATAGGCCCAAAGCTTCATATTCCTCCCAGTTTCACTTTCCAAATCACAATAGGATTTGTATTCCCGGTTATACTCGCAACCAAACACCACCAAAACTTTCTTGGCAAACAGGTCGAGCCAAGGCCCTCATATAAATACACTCATCCAACTCTCTCTCATCCCTTAATTTACTCTCTTATCTCTCTCTTCGCAAATACAAATACAGTTGCAGCAAATCTGGAACTCAAAGATCAAACTCCTCACTCTTCAAcgaaacaaaaattcaaaagtggGCATGTCTAAATTTCTTTAATTGTAGGATTCAAGTGATCATCTGTGAAGTATATGGTATTGGTAATATGATTGCATCCAAAGTAATCTTTGGCATAgatagaaaaagagagaaaataagaattatatgaaaaacaaaattaagagcCTGGCTTTGCTTCCAAAGTTACAACCCAAGTTTAGCCTTTTCTTACACACAGGCGTTTCTGTCATAAgcaaaatagaaacaaaatatgGTTGATTTTGGTTAGTTTGTACATACATACACGcacaaacaaaatattaatgataatgaAGCTctattatttggtttttttggaACAATATTATTATCAGCCTTCTATGCAAGGCAAACTCTATTgatcttttaaaatatttttcatctttaCTTTGAATGTTactgtatttcttttttcagttGTAGCCATCGTTAACTTTTCATTATTGTTTTTCTGTATTCCAGATTAGCAAGATGTCAAAGTGGGCTGATCTTCCATGTGATGTCTTCTTCCAAATAATGTGTCGACTATGCTCTGATGATACCATCATCTCCAGTGCTGTATGCAAGTCATGGCACTTGCTTCTTAAATCAGTGGAGAAACTCCCATTACCTCCTAGTTGTCCTTGGCTTATGCTTGCAGAGGAAAGCAAACAAAGTGAAAAAATCAATGATGAAGAAAGTAGGACGCGCGGCTTCTTCAACTTACGAAATGCTAAAGTTCACTATTTCAAGCTGCCTGAGGTTGCTGGAAGACGATGCTTTGGAGCATCTTTTGGATGGTTGCTCACTATAGGAACCGATTTACAGATCAACCTGTTGCATCCGTTCTCTAAATACCTATTATGTCTTCCACCCATAGCTACCTTTTGCTGTCAGTATGAATTCAAAGTCACGCCTGAACGTCTTCGTAGAATGTTTCTTAAAAAGGTTGTTTTGTCAAGGAGTCCTTGGAACCCAGCAACTCGTGAATGCGATTGTGATTGGGTAGTCATGGTAATCTATGGTGAATATCAGCAATTGGCCTTCACTAGACCAGGATATAAAGCTTGGGTGGATATAACACATACTCAAAAACGCTATGCTGACATTGCATTCTACAAGGGTAAGTTTTATGCTGTACATTTTGATGGTACACTTGTTGTTTGTCGCATTGATGATAACAAAAAGCTCAAGCCTAAAGCTGTTGCGCCTCCTCCAGAagaaatcaatttgaaaatccaaattCATATCCAAAAGTATATTGTTGAATCATCGGGAGACCTTTTGTTTGTTACACGCTTCCGGGGAGGTAAATTTTATTCTAGGTTAAATGACTATTCTTATGAAGAGGACTCCGACTCAGACACTGACAATGGAAGTGAATCCAGTGATGAAGACTCTGAAGATGATTTTGAGAATGAGGACCCTGAGAATGTTGTTGAGGATGAGGACTCTGAGAATGCTGTTGAGGATGAGGACTCTAAAGATGAATCTGATGAAGAAGGATTTGCTAAAAATGATAACCCTTATGTCACAATTGGGTTCACAGTTCATAAATTAACAAGATGTACTCAAGAGGGAAGTATATTTAAATACAAATGGGTGAAGGTTGATAGCTTGGGTGATCAAGCATTGTTTGTGGGTAACAGTTCATCATTGTCATTGACTGCATCGAGCCTCAATGGAATCAAACCTAATTGTATCTATTTTACTGATGACGAtttaatgcattttacttgtaccCGTAATGGTGGAGGGTTCGACATGGGCGTGTACAGAATGGAAGATGCCATAATTATGCCACATTACTCAGGCCAATCCCTTTCCTTCTTATGTTCCCCACTCTGGTACATGTGAAGTGTATCAAATAAGTTAGTAAGTGTGTGcaaaattgtttgttttgagATGAGTGTATGTAGTTTGAAGCTTTGAAGTTATGCTACAATAAAGGACCCGCCTTagtttctcaatattttattttatctattcaATAAAATGCACTCTACATGTTAATTGCTACAATCTACAGgttctcttcatttttatgtttttagtgaATTATTTTCATTGCAATGAAATGAAGGATGATAGGGCAAGTCAATTTGAATTTTGCCTATTGGTGCAAAAGGCattaattatcattttaattatttaagtaaaaaattgtttttattgggATGACTTCTGCTGGGCTTAGTATAAATCTTAACAAAATTATGATTCCTTACAACTAGATGGTATATTGCAGTGCCAGAATACGGATATGCAAGACTACTGGATGCTATATTGCAGGGCCAATATATGGATAGAGTCCTTGAGCATCCCAAATTGAGAACATAAGAAATGCAgcccctctcttcctcttcaacAACCCGAGTTCTGCCTTCAACAAAGTCCTCTTATATGTGGTTAAGTTTCTGTCACGAGCAAAATTCTATTCTTTCCCTTAGcttaattaatttcttataaattaaCCAACCATTGGTGGTTCTGGTTAGTggatacatacatacacaaaAAATTGCTCTGATATTTTGTGTCCCTGGAACAATATTAGCTTTGATGCAAACTTTATTgatctttttattgttttcatcTATACTTTGAACGTTACTATACTCCTgttcttatttgttttaatttatcaagaacatatattcttttttgtgAAAAGCATATATGAATAGTATTCTTTTTAGTTTACTATATAGTGTGatattgtaatatatatatatatatatatatatatatatatatatatatatattttaaatagtcAATTTTGGCCACAAGAAGAGGGGAAGGGGAGGTCATTTTTATTCTAGGATAAATAAGTATTATGAAGAGTACTCCAACCGCAAGGAAAATGAATCCAATGATGGAGACAATGAAGTTGATTTTGAGGATGATGTCTCTAAAGATAATTTTGAGGAtgaggactctgaagatgatGTTGAGTGTGAGGAGACTAAAGATCAATATGATAAAAATGGAGTCAATGTTAATGATAACCCCATGTGACATTTAGGTTCACAGTTCTAAAATTAGAATGACGTACTCAAGAGGGAAGTGAATTTAAATACAAATGGTTGAAGGTTGATAGTTTGGGTGATCAAGCATTGTTTGCGGGTGACTGTTCATCATTTTCATTGACTGCATAGAGCATCAATTGGATTATATCTAGTtgtatctattttacacaaggCATTTTATACCGTTTTGATTGGAGGGTTTGACATGGCCAGTGACTCTATCAAATAAGCTGGTGAATGTGtgcaaaattgtttttcttaggATGTGCTTATGTAGTTGTGGAGCTAAGAAGTTATGATTTAGTTAAGGACCTGCCTCAATTTCTAAATCTATTATTTTACACTTTTATTGAAACCCAAATTTTGtttgtatataattatttttcagCCTTGTACAGCATAAAAAACTTATTAAGATGTCTACGTGGGCTGATCTTCCACACGATGTCCCCTCTGAAATAATGTGTCAAAAATCTTTCCTTGATGATATATCATCATCAAAAAAAGATAGTCATTGTTGGAGCTGTCTGTAAGTCATGAGTATCAAGTGTTTATTCATTGGCAAACCTTATGCTTGGAGAAGAAGATGAACAAAGCAATAGAGCCAATAATAGAGAAAGTCAGACACGTTGCTTTCGCAACTTATTAGATactaaattttatgttttcaacTTGCCTTAGGTTGTTGGAAGTAAATGCTTTGGAACATCTTTTGGACGGTTGATCGGTATACAAATTGATTACAGATTAATCTCTTTCGTCGGTTATCTAAACGCCTAAGAAGTCTTTCACCTCAACCTACCTTTTTTCATGAATACAGTTACAAACTTGAGCTTGAAGTTGTCTGTGATATCTTTGTTTGGATGGTTGTTCTGTCAAGGAGTTGATGACAGTCTTCCACCTAGACCAGGAAAAGATATAAAGTTGAATTGATATTAAAATTTGTCCTCAATGTAACGATGACATTTTGTTCTATAAGGGAAAATTTAATGCTGTAGACCAGgagattttttggtttttttctcaaatacaAGGAGGTCATTGTTATTCAATAAGAGATAGCTTTGTAAAGGACTCTGACCATGAAGAAAATGAATCCAATGACGAAGACATTGAAGATGATTTTGAGGATGAGGAAACTAAAGATGAATTTGATAAAGAAGGCATCAAGGATAACTCCTATGTGACATTTAGGTTCACAGTTCTAAAATTAGAACGGTGTACTCTAGAGGGAAGCAAATTTAAATACAAGTGGGTGAAGGTTGACAGCTTGAGTGATCAAGCATTGTTTGTAGGTGACAattcattagtttttttgtctttgtaaAGCTTCAATGGATGTAAAGCTAACCGTATCAATTTGACAGGCGAGtaattcaaatttaattaagcTTCCTTAAATGGTGGAGGGTACAACGTGATTGTATTTAGCATGGACGATGGGACAATTAAGCACCATTGTCCAAGCCCTTTCTTACTTTTCTATCCCACACTGGTCCTGTTAATTGACATCTACACAATgcatatgtttgtttaaattaaaaatgctaGTGAACGTGTGTAAAAAAACCTGCCTTAGTTTCTGTTAATCCATCTATTGAATAATTGAAGTTTATGTGTTTTCATGATATGATACCACCCATAAATTTCACATTGATAAGATGAAATGGAGCATGTCAACCTAACTTTGGTTTGTTGAAGTATAGAGCATTACTCCGTAGTCCGTTCTTTTGTAGTTCGTCATGATGCTGCCTTTCTTTGATTGAAGTCCTAATTCataatctatgttttttttttctttatatcaaTTAGAGACATTGATGATAATTGATCGCCCATGTTGGTTAGAATGATTTATTTGAAAGCAATGCAAACTTAGTTCAATGGTATTGAAAATGGCAAAATGCCTAAGCATAGGAGCTGACTTTTGGAGTATTTTGCTTTAATTGATGTGCAATACACAGCAAAAAGGCAATAATTCATGCTCCACAGGCCGAATTCTATCTGTGAGATGTATGTTtctgaaaaattagaaaa from Castanea sativa cultivar Marrone di Chiusa Pesio chromosome 11, ASM4071231v1 harbors:
- the LOC142617153 gene encoding F-box protein At2g26160-like; amino-acid sequence: MSKWADLPCDVFFQIMCRLCSDDTIISSAVCKSWHLLLKSVEKLPLPPSCPWLMLAEESKQSEKINDEESRTRGFFNLRNAKVHYFKLPEVAGRRCFGASFGWLLTIGTDLQINLLHPFSKYLLCLPPIATFCCQYEFKVTPERLRRMFLKKVVLSRSPWNPATRECDCDWVVMVIYGEYQQLAFTRPGYKAWVDITHTQKRYADIAFYKGKFYAVHFDGTLVVCRIDDNKKLKPKAVAPPPEEINLKIQIHIQKYIVESSGDLLFVTRFRGGKFYSRLNDYSYEEDSDSDTDNGSESSDEDSEDDFENEDPENVVEDEDSENAVEDEDSKDESDEEGFAKNDNPYVTIGFTVHKLTRCTQEGSIFKYKWVKVDSLGDQALFVGNSSSLSLTASSLNGIKPNCIYFTDDDLMHFTCTRNGGGFDMGVYRMEDAIIMPHYSGQSLSFLCSPLWYM